Proteins from a genomic interval of Centroberyx gerrardi isolate f3 chromosome 23, fCenGer3.hap1.cur.20231027, whole genome shotgun sequence:
- the LOC144537905 gene encoding lymphocyte antigen 75-like, translated as MKMQWSLFLIILMGQCSSSTRQPHVYHFINETKTWDEARKYCRENYTDLATIDNMEDMNRLIESAGGDNSSAAWIGLEKTGGREWHWSLPGTEYNENETNWAPNEPNDKVGIENCVWMKPEGNWIDNSCANKAWFICYNGTNNTDTFHLIEEEKTWRQAQDYCREKHTDLISGNQTFNEEVQRKMNSPDPSARYVIGLFRDSWKWSDGSNSSFRYWPTHVPENPQGNCTVTRLDQQGRWDSDRCNETKPFFCCDGEFGPQRR; from the exons ATGAAGATGCAGTGGAGCCTATTTCTGATCATTCTGATGG gTCAATGCTCCTCCTCCACACGTCAGCCACATGTGTATCACTTTATTAATGAGACTAAGACCTGGGATGAAGCCAGAAAATACTGCAGAGAGAACTACACTGACCTGGCCACCATAGACAACATGGAGGACATGAATAGGCTGATTGAATCTGCAGGCGGTGATAATAGTAGTGCAGCCTGGATTGGGCTGGAGAAAACAGGTGGTCGGGAGTGGCACTGGTCTCTGCCAGGGACAGAgtacaatgaaaatgagacaaATTGGGCTCCTAATGAACCAAATGATAAAGTTGGTATTGAGAACTGTGTGTGGATGAAACCTGAAGGCAACTGGATTGATAACAGCTGTGCCAATAAAGCATGGTTCATCTGCTACAATG GAACAAACAACACCGACACATTCCATTTGATCGAAGAGGAAAAGACCTGGAGACAGGCTCAGGACTactgcagagaaaaacacacagacctgATCAGTGGGAATCAGACTTTCAATGAAGAAGTACAACGTAAAATGAACAGTCCTGACCCATCGGCTCGCTATGTGATCGGCCTGTTCAGAGACTCCTGGAAGTGGTCGGATGGGAGTAACTCCTCATTCAGATACTGGCCTACACACGTGCCTGAAAATCCTCAGGGCAACTGTACCGTGACCCGGCTGGATCAACAAGGCAGATGGGACTCTGACAGGTGTAATGAAACAAAGCCCTTCTTCTGCTGCGATGGTGAGTTTGGTCCACAAAGAAGGTAA